The Panthera leo isolate Ple1 chromosome D1, P.leo_Ple1_pat1.1, whole genome shotgun sequence region gtgtgacagagtgcgagcaggggaagggcagagagagagggagacacagaatctgaagcaggctccaggctctgagctgtcagcacagagcccgatgcggggctcgaactcacaaaccgcgagatcatgacctgagccaaagtccatgcttaacaaactgagccacccaggagcccccagatggATTTCTTATTTACAAGGTTTAAGATCAGGAAAAGGACCAGGTTGTACACTGACCATATGCAGTCTGTATGCATTGTTACATTTGATACCACGATTCCATGATGCACTGAATGCTCTGCCAGTCGTGATACTAAAGCGGTCTGTCCAGACCCACTGTCACCCCTGCTCAGAGCTAAGAAatattctctttctgctgttggGGTAAGGGGTATATATGGAGTGGAGGAATGAGAAGCAAACTCTCTAGTGAAATCCGAGACAAGTACTCTTTATCCCTAACAAGATTCTTTGCTCAACCTTACACTGTGGGCTTAAATGATAAAtgtgaacataaataaatataaataaacagaaacataaatataaattctgcTCTCTTTTTTAATCCCTCTTAAATTTGCATCCATTTAAGAGTCAGGGTACATACTGGGTATGGCAGTGCTTTTCTGCTCTACTGGTTCATGGTTTCTGGCTTTATGCCAGCTCCACCCAAATGAATGGAGTCTGATGCTTTGCAGGGCAGTGGTGGGTGAGGTGTGGAgtgtttgagagggagagatgacCATGGAGCACAAAGGCTTGAGTTCTGGTACTGGTTGCTTTTTGACTGCTCTCTGCTAAGCTGCTTCCCAGCCTAGTCGGACATGCACAAAATAGAACAATGTGAATTTGCCTAATGAGATATAAATTCCAatgaacaaagattttaaagagagaaggaaagaggggtaTAATCAAGGGTTGTATgattcaaaacacacacacacagacacacaacacacacacacacacattttaacagTTGAAGGCCATTAGCAAGAAAGTCCTTTGGGAAAACCTGGAAGGCTGTGCCGAGGAGATGGACAGGGTACTCTGGatccaggaagaaatggaaggtgGAAGTTGTATCAGAGGAAGGTCACGTAACCACTAAGAAGTACTTAAAATTTAGGAAATGAGACGGTCGGGACATATTCATGAGGGACAGCAAGTGTCAGGCATGGCTGGAACACACACGAGCAGAAGCCCTGGGAGGAAAGGTCGTAAGCAAGACTATGGCACAGCGTTTGAGGACTTCGAAAGTCATGGTGAGTATTTCAGCCTTTGCACTTGAAAACCACAGTAACCCTTTAATCTTAAGATTCATCATAGTTTTAGAATGTCCACTTTTCCTTTTGAAGTTGTAGCTATGAggtaaaagaaaggagaggatagAGAGCAAGGAGAAGAGGGAACTTCTGAAATTGTGTCCTTTCTTTCTGTATAGAAACAGAGGGTCCACTTAAAGAACTGTAGGATTGACCATTTGTAATACTGCTGTTTATGAGTAACCAGCCTGATTTTGTACTATGTTTGAGCTAATAATGCTCACAGTGAAAACTCACATAGTTATCTCCCGCGATGTGTTATTTTCTCCAACAAAATGGTGTGAgacatttatttagaatttaatgAGTATTAGACACTGTGTGAAAGGAATATTTATGTCCCATGTTTTGAGAATCTAAACTGATCCTGTTTTTAGatcagtgaaaatactctgcatgataTTACGATGATGGATGTCTGTTACTAATATGTACTGAAACCATAGAATGTACCACACCCAAGAGTGACCCTTGGGGTAAACTTTGGACTCTGAGTGATGAGGATGTGTCACGGTAGGCTCATCAGTTCTGGGAAATGTACTGTTCTGGCGGGCAATGTTGGTAATGGCAGGGGTGATATTTGGGTGGCGGCTAGGGACCATATGGGGAATCTCTGTACCTGTGTCTTGGTGTTGCTCTGAATGTAGCattgctctaaaaaaattaagtcttagcAACGCgaacaaactaaaaagcaacaACGACCAAAAGATCTTATTAAAGCTGAGAGGAGGCGTGTGATtttgctgcctcctccccaccccctacagAGACAGCTGAGAGGGAGCCCATCTGCTCCtctgagaggggaagggacaggtcTGGAGTCACCATTGAATCATACTCAGGATGCCTGCTGGGTCAATCTTCATTCTGTTGGGGCCACAGTGGATCCACCTGTATGCTGTCCATTGAGTTTCTAATGCAGGGGATTCAAAGATGGATGTCTTCAGGGCAACCCTGACATCTTGAAGGGAGCAGGCACCTCATTCCAGATAAGCCCAAATCCAACTGGGCTAAATTTAGAAAAACCAGATGATTAAATTTTGATAAGCAGCTGAATGATTCTGTTCTTCTGTGCTgaataaatcttaataaaatcAGCTCTCATATCTTGTATATCTCCAAATCTCATACTTGACTGCAAAAATATGTTCAGGTTTCATAACGTGGCTTCCATGGCCTTTGGCAGAGAGGAAACCTTACATTTCCAAGTTTTTCTACTATCACACTAGAATCCGTGTAAACCAGCAGTTTCATATTGACCTTCTCTATTTGTCCCATTATCCCCATTGAAACTTTGGTTGGTTTCTTTCATGTCAAATGCTCTCACCCCtctgatttttgtatctttggatcACAAACTCTTTACAACCAAGGATACGTTTTATTTCTACTCTCATTTCATCATGGGTCACATTTAGGGAAGCTGTTTggactttgtatttgttttttagtatttattaaggATATTTGGAGTTGCCATTCCCAGCTTCTGATCACCATGAGCAAATTAGCAGAAACCACAGTGCCGAGGTAATTTCAGTCTTTCGAGGAAGGAAATTGTCATAGGCGCTGGCTGTAAAATTCTCTTTTGTCTGGCAAGAGAGTGGGACACAGGATGAAAAATGAGAGATGCTAATTTCTGggaaagacaagagccctgaataagtgtccttgccctgtttttattaggatcagaaggtgatggatgtgcacaaagagagaatgaatttgTCAACATTAACTTGCGgttgtgagggaaagggggtcctGAAGGtatttggggttaggggtttgggttaatacaaaacaaaagctGGGTGCAGGGCAATtgggaggaaggttgtttacagtggATATGAGGCAGAACCTTTGTTTaccttagctagcctaggggatgaggcAGGTAAGGGAAATAACCTCagagttaacaaggcaccttttcttttgttaaccctctctgctctgggctgctttgcctgcagtgcAGCAGTCCacagtccaattcaccaatttacctaacttGGCTCTATCCTCCTGCAAAAGCAGCTTTTCTGATGTAGCGCTAAATTGGGAATGCTTTCAACCTGaacatctaatcttgtttatttcatatacctatgtgtTGGGCACCTTTGCGCCTGTTCCTATTTTAGGCCTTTGCCAATCCCTCTCTATGCTGGGGGTTCTGCACTGGtgtctattttggggtgcctttacACCTCCTTATTCCTTCTTGGCGCCTTTTTGCCTCCTTATACTCGGGGTGCCTTTGCAaccccctattcttggggtgtcAATCTGGCTAACTCAAACTCGGGTGTGACTGTTTTATGACTGTAATTCtctatgccttgttaacccatcggtGTAAGCCCAgaggattcctaagcttatcccccacaggCAATTAGTGTGAAAACAGTTGTGCAGCTGTATTAGGGGTAAATGAACAGGTAGATTAATATCTTGATAATATTAATAATCGTAATACAACACTGATGCCAATAATCTTAATGAAAGGACCATTCCAAAAGCATGTACTGCCTATCTGCATCTCTTATGCATTGTACACACTTAATTATTTAGCTTTCATAGAAACTCTAAAAGGTAGATTATTTTACTCCTCccatttacaggtgaagaaaatgaagcccagagatATATCGGGACTTGTGAAATATGGCACCATACTGTGCAGCAGTTGGGGTATGAATCCAGGCGGTTCAGCTTCAGCTTTGATGCTCTGTCACTGTGCTAACCTACCTCTCTGCTCTGCTTTAGGATGTTTGCATCTCAGGGAACCTGGTTCAGAATCTGACTTTCTTCAGTTAAAGCTGTAGTTCATCCCTTAACATAACCTGGAGTTTTTCACTGATCCGTCTGTCTCTTAGGAATTTTTACACTTCTCTCTGCAGATGGTTTCTATTCTTCTAATACCAACCGCATAGTCCCTTACATAATGAATGATTTCATCTACATGtatcttaaaactcaaaaatcaTTAAGTAGTgagtattttatgttatgttaaaaTATCTTTCCCCAGCTAGTAAAAAgtggagctgagatttgaacccaagactTCTGACTGGAGCAACAGTGTTCTTGACCAAGAAATGTAGTTATTTTCTTGATGAATAGCCATCCCAGATAAAATATCAACATTGCAAAATATGAActgaacaaacataaaaaaattctcgTAACAGCaacactttcattaaaaaatgtagtaaacTAGTAAAAAAACGTAGTAAAAATGTAACATGTGGCTGGtgataaaaatgtgtatgtatataaaaaaatgcaatttttttctactaaCCAAATGAGAGAATAAGATCATGtcataaaataaccttttttgtttgtttgcatctTCTGTAAAATCATGAACCTTGAAATATTGACCATATGTGTATGGTGAGCTCTTCTGAAAAATCATGAACCTTGAAATATTGACCATATGTGTATATAGTAAAAAGATGTGGAGATAAACacaaatgtaaatatacttaGAGAATGTTTCTTAAAAGACATATAAGAAAACCAATAGTTATTTCCAAAGAGTAGGATTATAGATACAATAATTGGGAGacagcttttaaattttctttcattcttctgtgtaCTTTGAATAATTAATGACAATcatgaattatttcataataaaatatagttaataaatgtacacaaaatattgaaaaacgTTTTTAATAATTGTCAACAGCAATGATAATCCCTAGCATTTGGGACAGCGGCATCATACTTGGGAAATTAAGTTGTTATCTGTGTGAGTCAAAATTGGAAGCGATATAAATATCTCAAAAGACAAATGATCAAAGAGATGCCACTTAAAAAGCTATATACAATGTCACATAATTAAATTAACAGTTAGACTAATGATAAGTATAATAACATGGGAAGAAGTGTTATAATAATCCCAAGTCAAAATCAGGACACAAAATGATATTATATGATGATTTCAGTGAAAACTCAACATGTTATGAACAAATACTTGAAATAGAACAATCATAACATAGTATGTTGGAATTATGGGATACTTTTCAGATGAAATTTTTAGAAGCATGCTGGTGACTTCAGGGTAAAATGAACATCTCTGAGTAACATCTCTGATGCCTATTTAGATTATAGGCATCATTAGGAATTTTATACCGTGTTGACTTCATAGGCAGAGATGCTCAATATTCTGAGTTTAGTCCCACAGTATAGTCAAGAGGGTAAACAGTTTCCTCAATTATTCCAACCACAAAGTTGTCCTGACATTTGTTTTATAATGACATCAGAGAAGCTGACATTGAACATGAGAGTGTGTAAGTAAAAGATTGTCAAAACAGACTTTTGTAAAGTCCAAGATACAGATGGGATCAGAGATCAAGGGGTCAGGGACCTAAATGAGTGAACTGAacagagaatattttcttccagagggATTCTCCAACGATATGAGTGCTTAATCATAGTGGAATAGagtttttttagatttcaaagCACATAGATAACACctatatgtgtatctgtgtgcataTACAATCTTTTAATTCTTAAGGAAACTCAGGATCAGCTAAGGCAAATATTTGCATCCCTTTTTCACATGAAAGCTAAATTATGAGacagttaagtcacttgcccaaggatAGTTCAAGTTCTGCAGTTTTCAATCTTGGTAGGAATCAGAATTTTTTAAGGACATTTAATTTTACCTCTCCAGATGCAAAGGCTTTGTTGATCCAAGGCAGTTAGCTTCTGAATCAACAGATAGCTCTGGGAGAGGCTTGGGCATCTGCAGATTTACCAAGAGTCATAGGGGATTGAAGACAGTCAGAGGTAACATAACATGGAGCAAAAGCAAGGCATTCAGAGTTCAGCCCACCGATCTTCCCAAGCTgtcacttcttttcttctctttgcagatTCAGCCCTTGTCCTCAACTGCACCTTACTTTCAGCCAGTAGTATTACGATGAATAGCAGTGTGACTGAATTCATTCTCCTTGGGCTGACACAGGATCCAGTAAAGCAGAAGGCAGTATTTGGGGTCTTCTTGATCTTTTACCTTGCGACACTGTTGGGGAACTTTCTCATTGTAGTGACTATCAAAACAAGCAGGACCCTTGGGactcccatgtacttcttcctatTCTATCTGTCTTTTGCTGACACTTGCTTCTCTACAACCACAGCCCCCAGATTGATTGTGGATGCCCTTTCTCACAAGAAGACCATTTCCTACAATGAGTGCATGATTCAGGTCTTTacattccatttctttgggtgCATGGAAATCTTGGTGCTCATCCTCATGGCTTTAGATCGCTATGTAGCCATTTGTAAGCCCTTGCGATACACAACCATCATGAACCGGCACGTCTGCAGCATTTTGGTGATTCTAGTCTGGGTGGCATCTTGTATCCACTCTTTGGCACAAATTTTCCTGACTTTGAGATTGCCTTTCTGTGGCCCCAACGTGATTGACCACTATTTCTGTGACTTGCAGCCCTTGTTGAAACTTGCCTGCATGGACACTTATGTGACAAATTTGCTACTTGTTTCTAACAGTGGAACTATATGCACGGTGAGTTTCATAATCCTGCTTACCTCCTATGTTGTCATCTTGTACTCTCTGCGTAACCACAGTGCTGAAGGAAGGCGAAAAGCCCTTTCCACCTGCACCTCCCACTTTATTGTGGTTGTCTTATTTTTTGGTCCATGCATATTCATATACACACGCCCCCCAGCCACATTTCCAATTGACAAAATGGTGGCTGTGTTTTATACAATTGGGACGCCCCTGCTGAACCCTTTGATCTATACACTGAGGAATATGGAAGTGAAAAAAGCCATGAAGAAATTATGGTGTAGCAAAGAATGACTTCTTTGGATATAGGATATTCAGGGAATTCTAAAGTATTTTTCCTTGACAGCTTGGTTTTCCTTCATGGACAGGCAAAATGAATTATTCTCATTGTGGGAAAAATCCattaggaaattttaatttcactaatattttgtatatttaattgaattattaTGAATAAGTACGAATAAATACACATTCCTTATTCCGAGAGGATGGCATTAAAATAGGATTACTTAACACCCATAACCATTGTGAACATCCTGGGCTGGCTCTCAGTTGAATTCTTTTGATAGCTGGCCATATTCACATGATAATTTCTCTTCTTGTACAATttgccttcagaaaaaaaaaatattgacagaatgattgtgtgtgtgtgtgtatgtgtgtgcacacaccaaTTCTTTACAGATTTCATTCTAGTCCTTAAGAACTTGGATATAGAGCTAATCCCTATGGAACCAGAACTTAGAAATGAATGTTGTGGTCTGACAACCTGGGAGTTGGAGAAGATGTTCTGAGAAAATTCTGCGGTGGAATGTGTGCCTCAGGCTGACTCACTGGTACATGGATGGACCCTCAAACTCCACGAAAAGCTGGAAATCTCAGTGAAAACCTGGACTGTCACTTGAAAACACTCTCAGTGTTCAGTGAATGGTGGGAGAAGGAGAGTTTAACACTTGGCAGTGATGGGCGGTATCATCCAGGAACTGCTTTTTGGCAGGGTCCTTCTCTTTCATTGTCACAGATCAGGGTCAGTGAGGGGGTTTGGCAGCAGGAATATGCAGAAGGTTAAGGGGTAGAAGGGCGGCTAGAAAGCAATGTACACTGTACAGAAAGCAAAGGTGAAAGGAAAGTCGTAACTGTATCCAGCTGGGATAGAAGAAgctttgcttttttatattaataataattttttggatATCTGAATGTTTGCAGGGAAACAAATGCACTTTCTGGGTATCTCTATAAAATTGACGTAGATTGGCTTGACGTCCTTGGctgttacatttatttacatatcgggaaaacactttttatttatttatttatttatttatttagggttCCCAATGGTGTctgaaaattcaaatttcatattCCTCGGGAGAAGCCAGGATTGAAGGTCCACATTAGTGCTTTTCAATTCTGGTCTTCTGGTTTTGTAGGAGAATGTTTGAAGACATAGTTTGATTTTTGAAGTTAAACAATTGAGATGTGCAATAAACACCCTACCACCATAACCACCACCACCTCCGCCACCACCACATCGTAATCTCATAATTAAGTACCGTCATGTGATGCTTTTTCAGTATCTGAACTTATAATTCCCACCAAATTGGAACCAAGAAGAATTACTTTAAGTGATATAAGCTAATGACAAAAGAATCCAATGACCTTCCCAATTATGAGAACATTTCTACCAACTGAAGACCAAATGTTATCATGTCACATCAAAGATGCCCAAGACTCCTACATAGAAAGAGGTGGCAGAATAAATAGTTAAGTCCCAAGGAAGACAGACATTCGTCAGAGCTCTCAGTGCCATAGTTACAAGAGGCAATTATGTTTTATGTTCTAAGTGAAGACTCAAGATATTCCTAACTTTGTGTCTTGCAGTTTCATTTCTGAAGCATTTGAATCTGGTCATATGAAGGTTATATTTAGAACAATTGCAGAAATTTTCTTGTCATGCTTAGTTCATTTAGATGCCAGATTCCCTTGGATGTTAAATAAAGTCTCAGTTGGAAGGGGTGGGAGAACTTGCAGGGAACTGAAAGATCTTACTTGACCTGGTACCTTAACAAACTGCCTCACTGTCTCTGCTTCTGGAAAATggtgaaagctttttatttgccTTCCTTTGGGGGGCTTTTTGTAGGCTCTCTCATTTTAGCATCCTTGATGTGGAAAGATTTCTATTTCTTGTCATCACTGATGACCCCTTGTTAGCCCTTAGAAAGCCAGTGGTTAACTTCCAAATTCTGTACTCTTCCCAGTGAACTCTTTTGGGCTGGTCCCTAAAAGATCGctttctggcttctctgtggCAGTTTGTGGGAAACATCCAGGCATCTCTGCTCCCAAAGTGTTCTAttaatgaagaaacatttctaaCATAGGGTGATGTCAAACAGTCACCCTCATCTGATACCAACCTGTCTCTCTTCCATCCTTGACTTTACTTACCTCAGTCTGCTCAGTGCACCCATATGGAGGGTCCCATGCTAGGTTCTCAGAGTAGGGCTTCatcacacacgcacatgcacacgcacacacacacacacacccctggggTGAGGGACAGACATATCTCTACAGTGAATTCTCTAAAGCTGTTTTCACAAATTACTCAGCCACTTTATAACCCGACCACGCTTATATCCTTTATCTAGTTGTAGGATACTTCTGTTGATCATTTCCTTGGTTTGGAAGTAGCATAAGATGGTTTAGGCACAAGTTCACATCCATTGTGTCTATTCAACATTTGAGTTTTAACACCTTGCTACATAAGAAAGGTTACATTATAAACAATTTGTATGACCACTGGACCTGaagagaatttattttcatttggaaagtGATGGTAGACGGCActggaggggccaagatggtggagaagccgggtagttttttcttttctctgtctcttccctgaaATACAGTTAGATCAtcaccaaaccatcttgcacaacTAGAAAAcagatttgaggattaacacaacaatctgcaacTTGAggcacagaactcagcaggtccatggtgcagagaggtgaactgggggagagagaagctgtggatagtggggagctgtttttgcttgtggacagaggacagagacagggcgaGAGTACAGGAAATGCACTCCCTCTAACAGCAGCtgatgaggaagagagggagtagAAAACCCACAAggactgaacaagaaagagagaaacaaaacttaGAAAGAAAGTTTACGTTTACAAACtggggttttatcaagaaaggatgctgaattttgtcaaatggtttctcCATATCTATTGACAGGTTCACGtggttcttctcctttttcttactaatgtgatgtatcacattgatttgtggaaATTGagtcatccttgcatcccaggtataaatcccacttgatcgtggtgaatagttcttttagTGTATTGTTTAGTTCAGGGTGGGTAGGATTTTGTTGAGaggttttgcatccatgttcgtTAGGGAAATTggctgtagttctcctttttagtggggtgtttgtctggttttggaatcaaggtaaatgttggcctcatagaatgagtttgggacTTTTCCATCCATTTCTACACTTTGGaagagcttcaaaagaataggcattaactctaCTTTcagtatttggtagaattcccctggaaagccatccagccctggactctggttttggggagatttttgattacagattcagtttctttactggtatggggctgctcaaattttctatttcttcctatttcagcttttgtagtttatatgtctctaggaatttgtccatttcttcgagattgcccaatttattggcatataattgctcataatactgtctccattttttttctagtggttGATTGcgagtttcacagtgttgtggtctgaaaatatacaaggtatgatctcaatctttttgtacttattcaGGGCTGAtctgtgtcccagtatgtggtattttctggagaatgttccacgtgcactggagaagaatatgtattgtGCTGCTTTAGAATGgattgttctgaatatatctgttaagtacatcCAGTCCAGTATGTCATTAaaagcctttgtttctttgttgatgttCCAgtcagatgatctgtccattgttgtcatttgggtgttgaagtcccctactattgtcgtattattgtcaatgagttcctttatatttgtgattagttgatttGTAAATTTGTGGTATCAAAacttggggacataaatatttacaattgttaaatctCCTTGGCAGATAGACACCTTAATTTTGATCtgatacccttcttcatctcttgttacactctttattttaaaatctggattttctgatataagactggctactccagctttcctttggcaaccattagcatgatagatggttctctaccttcttactttcaatctgaagttgtcttaagcctaaaatgagtctcttctaaacagcatatagatggatcttgtttttttatccattctgttaccctatgtctttgattgaagcatttagaccattgacatttagagtgagtccTGAACGATATGAACTTATTGCCTTTGTGTTGtgtggagttggagtttctggtggtattgtctggtcctttctagtctctgttgctttgatcttttttgttttgtttcgtcttttttcctctcagagagttccccttaaaatttcttgcaggcctTGTTTAGTGTTCACCAACTCCATcagttttgtttgggaaactttttatctctcctattttcaATGACAACTTTGCTGGATAacgaattcttggctgcattctTATTCAACACGTTGAACATATCTTGCCACTCTTTTCTTGCCTTCCAAGTTTCTGCGGATAGGTCTGGTGTGAACCTGCTCTGTTATCCCTTGtagtttaaggacttttttttttcttttcccttgctgctttcatgattctttccttgcctgagtattttgtgaacttgactatgatatgcctttttGATGCTTGGTTTTTGTTGCATCTAATGGGAGTTTTCTGGGCTTCGTGGATTTTGAGGTCTACTTTTCCACTATTATTTGCTCCCAtgacccttctaccccttttccctctctttgtcttctgggacccatatgatttggatgttactcctttttaatgagtcactgagttctctcatTCTTATATCCTGCTCCTTTGccttagttttcctctttttttcttcttcactattctctataattttgtcctctgtatcatgaatttgctgctctgctttatccatccttgccaccatagCACCATTCGAGATTGAATGTCAGTAATAGCATTCTTATTTTCACCTTACTGGAGTTTACTTCCTTTTTGCCACAGAAAGAGATTCTtcgtgttttttgtttcttattttaccCTGGGTATTATTCTTACTATCGTGATTGTAAATTTGTGTTCTGTCATCTTGCTTGTAACAGTGTTAAGTCCCTGGttgccatttcttccttttctttcttttggggtgaattccttcatttcatcattttgaaggaagaaaaagaattaataaaataaaataaataaataaaaattaaaaaattaaaatcaacacaaaaaaatcaaatgtaggATGCTGGCCACAGGTGTGTTCTGGATGTTTGTTGAAAGAAgtttgataga contains the following coding sequences:
- the LOC122201300 gene encoding olfactory receptor 4C11-like — protein: MNSSVTEFILLGLTQDPVKQKAVFGVFLIFYLATLLGNFLIVVTIKTSRTLGTPMYFFLFYLSFADTCFSTTTAPRLIVDALSHKKTISYNECMIQVFTFHFFGCMEILVLILMALDRYVAICKPLRYTTIMNRHVCSILVILVWVASCIHSLAQIFLTLRLPFCGPNVIDHYFCDLQPLLKLACMDTYVTNLLLVSNSGTICTVSFIILLTSYVVILYSLRNHSAEGRRKALSTCTSHFIVVVLFFGPCIFIYTRPPATFPIDKMVAVFYTIGTPLLNPLIYTLRNMEVKKAMKKLWCRTLKLHEKLEISVKTWTVT